Proteins from a genomic interval of Diospyros lotus cultivar Yz01 chromosome 6, ASM1463336v1, whole genome shotgun sequence:
- the LOC127803176 gene encoding probable carboxylesterase 18, translated as MAEARSETKESKFGEKAAAKAAALPWKTRVSYFVMSMVTDVSRRGDGSVNRRLLNFLDFKAPPNPTKPIRGVRTFDLTVDPHRKLWFRVFVPSDAHNSSPLPVMVFFHGGGFVFLSADNKAYDAVCRRFARRVHAIVISVNYRLAPEHRYPAQYEDGFDVLKFLDQQQNGLPETADLSQCFLIGDSAGANLAHHVAKRAAESKFRQLKVVGLVAIQPFFGGEERTEPEKRLTQLVTMERTDWMWKAFMGPKYEGRDHESINVSGPRTADIAAVEGFPATVVVVGGFDGLQEWQRRYYRWLKAGGKEAHLLEYPNSVHAFYMFRELPESAHLISQVADFIHAHSSASASSMAA; from the exons ATGGCGGAGGCGAGATCAGAGACCAAAGAATCAAAATTCGGTGAAAAAGCAGCGGCGAAGGCGGCGGCTCTTCCATGGAAGACTCGTGTCTCGTACTTTGTTATGTCGATGGTGACCGATGTGTCTCGCCGGGGTGACGGTTCGGTGAACAGGAGATTGTTGAACTTTTTAGATTTCAAAGCCCCTCCAAACCCCACCAAGCCCATCCGCGGCGTCAGGACCTTCGACCTGACCGTCGATCCTCATCGGAAGCTTTGGTTCCGCGTCTTCGTCCCCTCCGACGCCCACAATTCTTCGCCGCTGCCTGTGATGGTGTTCTTCCACGGCGGAGGTTTCGTTTTCCTGAGCGCTGACAACAAGGCCTACGACGCCGTCTGTCGCCGATTTGCCCGCCGAGTCCACGCCATCGTGATCTCAGTCAACTATCGCCTTGCCCCCGAACATCGCTACCCGGCCCAGTACGAGGACGGCTTCGACGTCCTCAAATTCCTGGACCAGCAGCAAAATGGGTTGCCGGAAACGGCCGATCTGTCTCAATGCTTCCTGATTGGAGACAGCGCCGGGGCGAATCTTGCTCACCATGTGGCCAAGCGAGCGGCGGAGTCAAAGTTCCGGCAACTAAAG GTGGTCGGGCTGGTGGCAATCCAGCCTTTCTTCGGCGGAGAAGAGAGGACGGAGCCGGAGAAGAGATTGACGCAGCTGGTGACGATGGAGCGGACGGACTGGATGTGGAAGGCGTTTATGGGGCCCAAGTATGAGGGCAGGGACCACGAGTCCATCAACGTGAGTGGGCCTCGGACGGCGGACATAGCTGCGGTGGAGGGGTTTCCGGCgacggtggtggtggtgggagGGTTTGACGGGCTGCAGGAGTGGCAGCGGCGCTACTACCGGTGGCTGAAGGCGGGCGGCAAGGAGGCCCATCTGCTGGAGTATCCCAACTCGGTTCACGCTTTCTACATGTTCCGGGAGCTGCCGGAATCTGCCCACTTGATTTCTCAGGTCGCCGATTTCATCCACGCCCACTCCTCTGCTTCCGCTTCTTCCATGGCTgcttaa
- the LOC127804465 gene encoding protein FAR1-RELATED SEQUENCE 5-like encodes MTDKGNVVRSSEDECYEVPNELLVTENLDVHNDETLVKDSQIVPEVGMNVGFPVRKRNSKKGDDGALRYVTFECSRGGNRVGSTSTSLKPQPTIHIGCKAKITAGTNLNGVWRINKVYLEHNHKISPSKSRLYRCNREVSAHIKRRLEVNDLAGIPLHKSFNSAVVEAGGYDQLACIEKDCRNYIEKVRRLLLGEGDAIAIQAYFSKMQTMCPGFYFNIDLDEECQLKNVFWADNRCRQTYKEFRDVVTFDTTYLTNKYEMPFAPFVGVNHHGQSTLLGCGLLSNEDTTTFVWLFRTWLECMHGQAPNGIITDQDRAMQAAIEIVFPNTKHRWCLWHILKKLPEKFGSHPCKGLILSTVHGLVYDSQHQEDFEHGWTAMVDQFNLHENNWLSGLFENRSRWVPCFLKTTFWAGMSTTQRSESINAFFDGCKVEKEFQADFKSFSQMVPCATKYAIEKQFQEVYTISKFREFQEEFTGKVYCEVVSSNMGGSMPRGIVCRHAILVLLRNDITILPERYILRRWRRDVSRRHTRVAVNYDGWMNTPAQVRFDKMCNAFTNVADLAADDENQVYGIMEWIESKTAQLSMSQPVHGGGSNLDSQASVPMALNSLSIELVGTANMLNPKYSRTKGAPKKLRKKGQLEKNSKKSKIVASTDRGKTKVQHSSLDNDDSQPSQALDSSQYPIYWTDQSLGQSQGYTKSNILTPGPPYGHQHVTWYHILINTCREGRDHEFYTSNCCI; translated from the exons ATGACAGACAAAG GAAACGTAGTTCGTAGTTCTGAAGACGAATGTTATGAAGTGCCTAACGAATTACTAGTCACAGAAAATCTTGATGTACACAATGATGAAACCTTAGTAAAAGATAGTCAGATTGTCCCGGAGGTTGGGATGAA CGTAGGCTTTCCagttagaaaaagaaattcgAAGAAGGGTGATGATGGTGCTTTGAGATATGTGACATTTGAATGTAGTCGGGGGGGTAATAGAGTTGGTAGCACAAGCACTTCTTTGAAGCCCCAACCAACAATCCATATAGGCTGTAAAGCCAAGATAACAGCTGGTACAAATTTGAATGGTGTTTGGCGTATTAATAAAGTATATCTTGAACACAATCATAAAATAAGTCCGTCCAAATCAAGGCTTTACCGATGCAATCGTGAAGTTAGTGCACATATTAAACGGAGGCTTGAAGTTAATGATTTAGCCGGGATTCCTTTACATAAAAGTTTTAATTCAGCTGTTGTCGAAGCTGGTGGATACGACCAGTTGGCATGCATAGAAAAGGATTGTCGAAACTACATTGAAAAAGTAAGGCGACTACTACTTGGGGAAGGAGATGCTATAGCAATACAAGCTTACTTTTCAAAAATGCAAACAATGTGTCCCGGTTTCTACTTCAATATAGATTTGGATGAGGAATGCCAGTTGAAGAATGTATTTTGGGCTGATAACAGGTGTAGGCAAACATATAAAGAGTTCAGAGATGTTGTAACATTTGATACAACATACTTAACTAATAAGTACGAGATGCCTTTTGCCCCTTTTGTTGGTGTGAACCACCATGGACAGTCAACCTTACTCGGTTGCGGTCTATTGTCGAATGAGGATACAACAACATTTGTTTGGCTTTTTAGGACGTGGCTTGAATGTATGCATGGTCAGGCTCCCAATGGAATAATTACCGATCAAGACAGGGCAATGCAAGCAGCAATTGAGATTGTTTTTCCCAATACAAAGCATAGATGGTGTTTATGGCATATACTAAAAAAGTTGCCAGAAAAGTTTGGGAGTCATCCATGTAAGGGATTGATACTTTCGACAGTACATGGTCTAGTGTACGACTCACAACATCAAGAAGACTTTGAGCATGGTTGGACTGCGATGGTTGACCAATTTAATTTGCATGAGAACAATTGGTTGTCTGGACTATTTGAAAACAGAAGCCGTTGGGTTCCATGCTTCTTGAAAACTACTTTTTGGGCAGGGATGTCAACAACTCAACGTAGTGAGAGTATTAATGCATTTTTTGATGG GTGTAAGGTTGAAAAAGAGTTTCAAGCTGATTTTAAGTCATTCTCGCAAATGGTCCCATGTGCTACTAAGTATGCAATTGAAAAGCAATTTCAAGAAGTGTAtacaatatcaaaatttaggGAATTTCAAGAGGAATTTACTGGGAAGGTTTACTGTGAAGTTGTATCTTCTAATATGGGTGGTTCGATGCCAAG GGGAATAGTGTGCAGGCATGCGATATTAGTTTTGCTCCGTAATGATATCACTATACTTCCCGAGAGGTATATCCTTAGGAGGTGGAGGAGAGATGTAAGTAGACGACACACAAGAGTAGCAGTTAATTACGATGGTTGGATGAACACTCCTGCTCAAGTAAGATTTGACAAAATGTGCAATGCCTTTACTAATGTAGCAGACTTGGCGGCTGATGATGAAAACCAAGTTTATGGGATCATGGAGTGGATTGAATCTAAAACAGCTCAACTTTCCATGTCACAACCCGTACATGGCGGTGGAAGTAATTTGGATTCCCAAGCAAGTGTACCAATGGCCCTTAATTCTCTATCAATAGAACTTGTTGGAACTGCTAACATGCTCAATCCGAAATACTCGAGAACAAAAGGAGCTCCGAAGAAATTACGGAAAAAAGGTCAATTGGAGAAGAATTCTAAGAAATCCAAG ATAGTTGCGAGTACAGATAGAGGCAAAACAAAGGTTCAACATAGTTCATTGGATAATGACGACTCACAACCATCACAGGCATTAGATTCATCCCAGTATCCAATATATTGGACAGATCAGTCTTTG GGGCAATCTCAAGGGTATACAAAAAGCAATATCTTGACACCCGGACCACCTTACGGGCATCAGCAT GTAACGTGGTACCACATTTTAATCAATACTTGCAGGGAGGGCCGGGACCATGAGTTCTACACATCTAATTGTTGCATTTAG